GGACTCCCTCTTATCTCCCATCTCCCATAGCCAACTTCCATGTTGCCTAATCCAGTAGCAAATTCTGTGCTCTCATTTTACTCAGCAGCTCAGCCGCATCAGATGTCTACTCTTTCTGGAACACTTTCCTCTCTTAGCCTCCATAACATCACACTCCgtcaattttccctctacctcACCTTTCTCTTCTGCTCAACTACTAAATGTTGGAGTACCCCAAATCTTGGTCTTGTCTACCTAGATTCTTGTATTAGTTATTCTTCTCCATTTCCCTGACTTTAAGTACTGTTTAAATGACTGAGGTTACCAAATCTGAATCTCTAGCCCTGATCTCTCCTCTCAACCTTAGGCTCataaatccacctgccaacttgATACACATCTTCAACTTGCTTTGTCCTAAACCACGCTTCTGATGCCTCATGTGTTCAATCCTGCACCTCATCTTCCATCCCAATATGTCCCCATCCACCCACCAAGTTGCTCAACACTTGAAACCTGTAAGCCATGCTTGATTCTACCCTTTCTCTCATCTCACTAGTTCAAAACCACCAAAGCCTATAGATGTGTCTCCAATATATGCATCCACCTCTCTTCATCTTCACCTGCCATCAGCCTGGCCCTAGTCACCAACATCTCTTGCTGGAAAACTGCAGTAACTCATCTCCCTTCTCCTACTTTTGCCCTCCTCCAGTTCATTCTTAACACAGCAGTCAGAGggctcagaaatacaaaacatgatCATATGCTTCCCTTGCCTAAAATCCTCCAAAGGGTTCCCATAACacttaaaatccaaaataaaataaaagatccaTGGTTGATTGATCAGATCTCGCCTCTTTTTACTTCTCCAGCACCACATCCCACCATTCTCTCCCTTGCTCACTGCATTTGTGCCTCACTGGAATTCTTTTTGCCTTTAGAACATGCCAAGCCTTTCCTACTTTAAGCACTGATGTTCTCTCTACCTAGTACTCTTGATTTTTcccttgagttaatttttactcagctaaacaaacaaacaaaacccctaaAAGTGGCTTGGCCAataaagggattttaaaaaatatattttatttatttatttggctgctctgcatcttagttgcagcttatgggatctagttccccaccagggatcaaacccaggacccctgcactGGGAGAGCAGAGTTCCCCAATAAATCAGGGCACCTCTGTAACTTGTAAAAATAAGTGGCTTAGCAATGTTATCAAAGATCCAGGTCCTTTCTATCTTGCTATCTACCAGCCCCAGATTCTTTCTTCATCGTACTTATCACAATTTGAGACAATATAACGTAGGGGTTAACACAGACTCTGAAGCCAAACTGCCTGAATTTGAAGCCTGGTTACCACTTTACTAGCTGTTGAGTTAAATTACTCAATCTCTCAGTTTCcatacctgtaaaatggggatgatgggTATAGTATGACCTATCTTAGAAGGCTGACGAGCATCGAatgagttgctgtgaggattaaatatgtaACACGCTTGAAACAGCTACCCTACCTCAGGCTCAGCTGTATCCTGGAGACACTCCTGAATCCTTTTAATAAATTCCCCTTTCTCGTTTAAACCCTTCATTTCTGGGGTTCTCCCCGGGTCTCCGCGCCATCATTTTGCTTTGGCGCCACCTGGCGCCCAAAAGGGAAGTGACGCGCCTGCGCTCTCCACCCTCTACCCTTTGTCCCCTTCCCTGGTCGAAGCTGGTACTTATACCTTTAAGATGGTCAAGCCTGAAGAATTCGGGGGCCGGAGCCTAGGAACGCAAGCTCGAAGTCCTCTTAGGTTCGTCCAGTCCGGGTAAAGGGCGGGCCGTAGCCAACTCCACAAAAGAAATTGGTCTTTCCTTCGGCTCCGCCCCCGTGAAGCAACCGCGAACGCCTGTGATTGGTTAGGGGCTCTGGAGGCGGGGGCTCCGAGCTTGGCTCCAGATTCTCCTGTGCAGTCagggctgcagggctgtgggcagcATGTCCGAGGGTGGGGAGACGCGTGCGGATGCAGGAGGAGAGGACACTGCTGCTACCGGCCCCTTCAGCTTCAGCTCAGAACCAACGCTCGAGGACATGTAAGCCGTCCTTGCCCAGTCTGGGCTGGGGAGATCGCCCCCTTTCTCGCTCCTTTTGGGGAGGGTCCCTCCACGTGGTCGGGAAGAAGGTTAGCAGGTGTGCTCGGGTCCTAGCTCTCCTGGCGGACCCCCGACGAGCCTTTTAACctcttcctctgcaaaatgggcttAGCAGTGCACACCTGAGGCAGGGGACATACCAGAGTAGAGGCTGCTTccgccctgcctctgccctccaggagcgGGAGGTACGACGGGGGTAAGATGTCGTGTTGAGAGGTGGGAGACATATCTTGCTGGAGGAAATCAAGGAGGGCTTCTTAGAGGAAGTATCCTGAAGCTGCATTCTGTAAAATCAATAGGATTTAGGTATGCAGAGATAGGGATATTCCAGATGGTGGAAAactgcagaagcagcagcagaaggtGGAATAATGAAAAAGAGCGTATTATTAGATTTCGATTTAGGGTCTCTGTGTAAGGGCGCacgcattttatagatgaggagaccaAGTCCCCTAAAGAAGAAATGAGTTGCTTAGGCCATCCAAGGAATTAGTTGCAGAATCCCCTCTGATAGTCATGCCCCCATTACATATCACTGAGGTACCTGCCAGGGCCCTGCATCTCCTGCCCCATCCCCTAACCTTGGGACCTGGACTTCTACCCTTTTCTCCAATTCCAGCCGCCGCCTCCATGCTGAGTTTGCTGCTGAGCGAGACTGGGACCAGTTCCACCAGCCTCGGAACCTCCTCCTGGCCTtggtgggggaagtgggggagctGGCAGAGCTCTTGTGAGTAGATgacaggcttcctggaagagtctgtgtgttggggaggggaggggaggatttATTTGACCATCAGATATCCATGGATCCAGTTTCCCCTTCTCACTACCAAGCTCTGTACCTGGTCGCTGGGCATACAGAGGTGACTTATGGGTCCCAGCCTCGTAGGGGCGCCCAGTCTCCTGGGCGAGAAAGGTGTGAAAACAGCAAGGCACATCCAGGTGGGGCGGTGGCAACCTTCCTTTACCTCTGCCTATGGGGTGGAATGGCAGGTATTCTACAGAAAACCTGGTTATGGCATTCTAGACAGGCGGAACTTACATTTGCAAAGGTAGTGAGGTGGAAAAGGGAAAGTTTAATTCAGGGAGAATATACGATTCCTTCAGTGTAAGCTTCTTGAGGAAATGCAAggattttgtatgttttgttccTAAGTGTCTGGCACACAATAGGTACTCAATATACTGTGGAGGAGAGGGGTAGGATAGGAACACAGAATGATAGAATCGGGGCTGGGAAATAATGGAGTTTGGACAGAACACCTGACCAGATTTGAATGGTAGAAAGGTCACTGCGTCTGCAGGGTGGAGTGGATCCCCAAGAGAAGTGGGTCAGGGGAGACCAGTGAGGAACCTAATATAGAGCAGGCAAAAGGTGGTGAGGCCCAAGCCAGGACAGTCACTGTGGGTCGGACAAATGAGGGCACTGATGGTTGTGAGGGCAAGCCATTCATTCATTACAGATTCATGAGCACCATCTGTATGCTAGGTCTTCTAGAATCGAGATCTGGCCTTGAACAAGATAGACACAGTTCTTCCTACAATCACAGTGCAAGGAGACTGACAATAAATAAGCGAACTAGTTTTAAAAGATGTGGAATTGTGACAGGTTCTATGAGGAAAGTAACACAAGGTGATGAGAAAGAAGATGACAGAGGGGGAAGGCttttctgaggaggtgacatctgagttgAGATCTGAGTAACAGCCAACCatgggaaggatggaggggagagCATTCAAGGCCAAGGGagcagtaagtgcaaaggccctgtgacaGTCTGGcctgtttgcaagacagaaaagGCCAGAGTGGCTTTAGCTGGGGAGTGAGAGGGAGCATGGTGGATGACATTGGAAGAAGCAGGATATAGTTCCTGCAGGACCTGGAGGGCATGgtaggagtttggattttattccaagcACAGGTTGTGGAGTTTTAAGCAGGGGAGGGACAAAATGTAATTTGTGCTTTTAAAAGATGGTATAGGCTAAGAGTAGAAGATGAGTTAGCAGGCTTCTGCAGTGGTCCACGTCTAAGGTTTAGTCTGGGGAGGCAGCGGCTAGGGCTGGGGCCAGGGGGAGAGGAGTAGAATTGTGTATCAGTAAGTGAAATGTCCTTTTGGCTACTCCTTGGCTCCGGCAGGGACACAGAGGCCTAGGTGAATCATCTGATGAGGTCTCTTCCCCACCATGAAGATTCCAGGGCCCACATGGGTTGACTTGTCTTTGGAGGAACTTCCTAAGAGGTGGGAGTTCATTGCTGCAAGGCCTGGGGTGTGCTCCTAAGAGAGGTAGAACCCATTGTCCTAGCTAGCATCTATGTGTGTGGGCCTGTGTGTTCTGTCCCCAGTCAGTGGAAGACGGATGAGGAGCCTGGGCCCCAAGCCTGGCCCCCCAGGGAACGAGCAGCCCTTCAAGAGGAGCTCAGTGACGTCCTCATCTACCTGGTAGCACTGGCAGCCCGCTGCCGTGTAGATCTGCCCCGAGCAGTGCTCTCCAAGATGGACACCAACCGGCAACGCTACCCAGCGCATCTGTCCCGCGGCTCTGCCCGCAAGTATACAGACTTGCCCCATGGGACCACCTCTGAAAACCAGGCTGTGGGGCCTGAAGACCTTGCCTGTGAGTCCACAGGTCAGGCCTCAACCTAGAAACATAGGCACAGAACCTGCAACTCAGCATGGCATCTGAGAAGCAGAAGGTGCCCCAGACATGTACTTCATTCTAGTCCTTTCCTAACAGATCAAGGGCCTGGGGGCTATGCTTCTTGAGGTCTGAGGCTCAAGAACCTCCAGAAGATAGCCTCCTGGTTTTTTCTCCCTCAATAAAAGTTTCGGTTAGCAACTTCTGGATTCTTCCTGGGGCAGCAGGGAAAGCTCTCTCAGCGTATGCAGGAGCAGGGCATCAGGGGTGTCTGTAAGCCCAacacccatgttttcttctatggtACCTCCCACCTGCCAGCAGAGAGATCTGATTTCTAGTAAGTTCCCTGTCTGATCTCTTGCAAGTCCCTTCCCCTTCTCTAAACAAGTCTGGAGGCTTTATGTAGTGTTGGATAAGAACCCAGATTCTGGAGCCAGgctacctgggttcaaatgccaTCTTTGATACAGTCATTtttctgtgcctccgtttcctcatctaaaatgaaaataggggacttccctggcggtccagtggttaggactctgcacttccgttgcagggggcacgggttccaaccctggttgaggaactaagatcccgcatgctgcacagccaaaaatgaatgactaaataaaataaaatgaaatgaaaataatggtatctacctcatagggttgtaaGGTTTAAATAAGTTATTAGAAGTAGGGTGCTTAGGACAGTgtctctggcacatagtaggtagtTTATAAGTTTGCAGTTGTCATTATCTGTTTGCTTTTTCAACTCAAAACTTTCAGGGGCCCAGAGCAGGCAATTTTAACAGTTAAGGCAGACCTGGGCCTTGTCCATCAGGACCCCAGCCCTGTGAGAGCCCTCTGCGCCTCTCCTTTGGCCCCCAGCACAAATCAGGGTCAGGTCTGTCTGACGTGGAGCAGAACAAGGCTTCCTCTTTTTGGGGCTCGGACCCTTTagccccctccttctctcccaagGCCAGCTTGTTCCACTTCTACACCTAAAGACAGTGTTGGGTATGTATGATTCATCCGTTGTGTGACGTCAGGCACATCACTTCCTTTTCAGAGCTACCCACGGCCTGACTCCTTCACAGGGTGAAACCTGTTTCCACATCAGTAAAGTAAAGCATTCTCCTTTACTGGCCTCACTCCTTTTATTAATGACCTCACTCCCTCTTAACCAGGGACCTCTCTTACTTCCCACGTAAAAGAGAATCCACCAGATTGGAACTGCTTTAGCTCTATGTTCCCAaaccctcctttcctctccccaccggTGACAGCAGGAGCCCTATCTTATTGATCTCTTACTTCATCCTGTCTCCTTCATCAGTTATCTCCTCTCTCCTCTATACAATCCAAGTCTCTTCCTTTCCATTAGCCCTTCCCATTAGTACATAAAGTATAATTGAGTCTCTTCCCTATTGATAAGACAAAACCAACAAAACTCCAGCAACTTCCCTCATGCTTTTCACAGCCAAACCTCTTGAAAAGTACCTACACCCACCCACTCTGCTtcttcattctctcatttaaacCCTAACCCACCCAATGCTGGctttcacccccacccctccaccttcTCATCACTTTCCCGGAATTCATACACAGTGGACACCAGAGTAGCAGCTGACTGAGCTAAATTTTCTCTGTGAAACAGTTTCCTCTAGATTTCCCAGACAAGACacgtttgcttttctttctacctCTGGCTATTCTTTCACAGACTCAACGTTCTCAAGTCCTGTCTTTTGGATGTGGTGCCTTGCCCTCCAGACCTGATAGCCCCAAGGTGTTACTTCCAATCACCTCCCCAACCCATCCACATTTACTTCATACTCAACGTGTCCAGACTGGGGTGTAACAACTGCTGCCACTTCAACTCTGGCCCTGCTCCTCATCCTGTGTCCCCATCTCAGTGAAACTGCCTGCAGTCACCCAAGCTAAGAAATGCAATCAGTCCCAACTCTCCTTTCCCCATGTGCCCTTTAACTCCTATGAATTCTAGCTCCTTAATAATATGCCAGATCTCTTCCTCCCGTCTCATCCCTTAAGGCTTCTTTGTGGCCTTGGAACCTTTAACCTGGCTTCCAGGGTCCTCAGTGGTCTGCCAACCTCCTTGCTTTTAGTCCCT
The genomic region above belongs to Hippopotamus amphibius kiboko isolate mHipAmp2 chromosome 9, mHipAmp2.hap2, whole genome shotgun sequence and contains:
- the DCTPP1 gene encoding dCTP pyrophosphatase 1; translated protein: MSEGGETRADAGGEDTAATGPFSFSSEPTLEDIRRLHAEFAAERDWDQFHQPRNLLLALVGEVGELAELFQWKTDEEPGPQAWPPRERAALQEELSDVLIYLVALAARCRVDLPRAVLSKMDTNRQRYPAHLSRGSARKYTDLPHGTTSENQAVGPEDLACESTGQAST